The Burkholderiales bacterium JOSHI_001 genomic sequence CACCCCAACTACGCCGACATCGGTCCCACGGAAGACGGCAGTGGCGTGCACTACTTCATCAAGTCGGAGGCGTTTCGTCAGATGTTTCCCGCCGTCACTGCGGCGCAGTTGTTCCAGCTAATCCGGTTGAATACGAGCTGGAAGCGCCGAGGGCCCGTGGTTGAAGGCACCGCGGCGCTGATCGACGGTGGCGGCTCCGTGCGAACCATCGTTCTCGATGGATTCTGCAATACACACCAAGTGCTTACGTTGGGTCGGTTGGTGCGATAGGGCCGCGACTCTCAAGGCGGGCGACGGCTAAATGTCGGCCAGCGTACGTACGCGCGACGAAAACGAACGTCGGCATCCGCTGCCACCGAGACATTCGACCGATTGCGCACGGAAGAGAAAGCGGGTCGCCCCTGTGCGCGAGGTGCCCCGAACGGCCAGACCGATGAGATGGTCCATACTCACAAACAGAGGGGCGGCCGATCTGGTATGGACAAGATGTCATGGGAGAGTTGACTTCGCAGGTAGCGCTGCTGAGCGGTGTGCTGGCCTGCTTCCTTGCTGGGCCGGTCGTAGGACTCTTGCTTGTGGCCCGACGGCGGCGAATTGCCCGAACGCAACGCCGCTCGCCGCTGGGCATCGACTTGCTTCGTGGTCCGGGCCACTCACTGCGCGAGCAGATCGAGGAAGTGACAGGCGACATGATCTTCACGATCACGCTGTTAACGGCATTGCCAATGGTGCTGCTCGCCATTTTCTTGGCGCAAAGCCATCTGCGTGGTCTTGAGAACATGACCAGGCTTGCGCCCATCTATGGCATTGCGGCGATAGGATTTCTGGTCATCTACGTCCGTAAGCTGCTCAAGTCCGAATCCCATCTGGACAACCTGCGCGCCGGCTATGACGCAGAAGTTGCGGTCGGCCAAGAACTAGAACAATTGATGCGCAAAGGTGCTGTGACGTTTCATGATGTGCCTGCCGAGGGATTCAACATCGACCATGTGGTGGTGTCGAGGGAGGGGCTCTTCGCCGTGGAAACAAAGGGCTTTACCAAGCCGAATCTCGGCAGGGGACGCGCTGATGCCACGGTGATATTTGATGGGCAGGCCCTCAAGTTCCCGACCTACTCGACGGTCGAGCCCCTGGAGCAGGCCGAGCGTCAAGCTAAGTGGCTTTCCTACTGGTTAACCAGTGCGGCTGGCATGCCGGTGAGATCACTACCCGTGATTGCTCTGCCCGGCTGGTTCGTTCAGCGAACGGGACGAGGTGGCGTACGTGTATTC encodes the following:
- a CDS encoding nuclease-like protein (PFAM: Nuclease-related domain); the protein is MGELTSQVALLSGVLACFLAGPVVGLLLVARRRRIARTQRRSPLGIDLLRGPGHSLREQIEEVTGDMIFTITLLTALPMVLLAIFLAQSHLRGLENMTRLAPIYGIAAIGFLVIYVRKLLKSESHLDNLRAGYDAEVAVGQELEQLMRKGAVTFHDVPAEGFNIDHVVVSREGLFAVETKGFTKPNLGRGRADATVIFDGQALKFPTYSTVEPLEQAERQAKWLSYWLTSAAGMPVRSLPVIALPGWFVQRTGRGGVRVFSGRELGGLLSTRGTQALTDEEVQRLAHQLDQRCRTVTPKFKRAEESK